A genomic segment from Cyprinus carpio isolate SPL01 chromosome A22, ASM1834038v1, whole genome shotgun sequence encodes:
- the LOC122135001 gene encoding vascular cell adhesion protein 1-like produces the protein MNSALLLTLLLPVAVVSHVLDLPSNVLFKVGDRRNLTCSMSSCPEKVKFVWRSLEDKPLFAAIKSQDKESVLIFDNVMKDLENSIVCKATCQKETKQATTKIKVYSFPSNPVISGYDRLKLGEENILGCEVSSVYPSEFLKVQWLYEDKVLQTHEEEPERGVHYKFTPSSEDDGKAITCRASLNVNGIPPDEKIKETSVNMTVLSAPHNVKVSGATAVPLGSSLNLTCEAEGKPKPAFTWTALKPDGQSVEMGKHQDLFVHNVSLSDAGTYQCDIRNEFGNQRASVSVVVEAPPMDTLIEASPQSILKEGDSVSIFCKSSGVPVTRVVLSRRVDGEKKELMSSEGAETSVPLFSVKLADSGVFVCEAINEYGRQETTLNLTVEAHLLEVVLTPKILVLERGSSLVLSCQASGCPQPKFSWKNLSNTPKLRLIETDGFQSQLSVNLVELEDEGTYLCEVTCGSIKKSKQTEVKVFSFPSPVVTNSGPSLVGEIMKLTCTVQEVFPANLFQILWMDGEREMLSGTGSFSSGTTNLTSVYSYHVDTGDQDKRITCKVLLEMHGVPAAQAVKTASTTLSIHYPPRVTRITVSPLTELKEGESMKISCLSDGFPKGRTVLKRVVDGIQTELTASDGLETSFAIPSVELDDSGIYICETSNKYGSHNDSVEITVKAPPRNMTVEIFPSTDVQEGQNITICCRSVSFPPPAVVLSKLDSEKNVYSLDGVFLLINLTPNDTGLYQINVTNYLGYETEIFNINVMEKRVNPPLDWNDFLMPATYLGVATAMLGVVVLRVER, from the exons ATGAATTCAGCTTTACTGTTGACTTTGCTTCTACCAGTTGCAG TTGTTTCCCATGTACTGGACCTGCCATCCAATGTTCTGTTCAAAGTGGGCGACAGAAGAAATTTGACTTGCAGCATGTCATCTTGCCCAGAGAAGGTGAAGTTTGTTTGGCGCTCATTGGAAGACAAACCGTTATTCGCTGCTATTAAATCACAAGACAAAGAATCTGTGCTGATCTTTGACAATGTGATGAAAGATCTCGAAAACAGCATAGTGTGCAAAGCAACCTGTCAAAAGGAGACAAAACAGGCGACAACAAAGATTAAAGTTTATT CTTTTCCAAGTAACCCAGTTATATCCGGATATGATCGCTTGAAACTGGGCGAGGAAAATATCTTGGGCTGTGAAGTGTCTTCTGTATACCCTTCGGAGTTCCTTAAAGTGCAGTGGCTCTATGAAGACAAAGTTCTTCAGACTCATGAGGAAGAACCTGAGAGAGGAGTTCATTACAAATTCACACCTTCAAGTGAGGATGATGGGAAGGCAATAACATGCAGAGCATCACTCAATGTTAATGGTATACCACCTGATGAGAAGATCAAGGAGACGTCTGTAAACATGACAGTTCTCT CTGCACCGCATAATGTTAAAGTATCTGGAGCGACCGCCGTCCCGCTGGGATCCAGTTTAAATTTGACCTGTGAGGCCGAGGGCAAGCCAAAGCCTGCGTTTACATGGACTGCTCTTAAACCAGATGGCCAGTCTGTGGAAATGGGAAAACATCAAGATCTCTTTGTACATAATGTGTCCTTATCAGATGCTGGTACTTACCAGTGTGACATTAGAAATGAATTTGGAAACCAAAGGGCCAGCGTTTCAGTAGTTGTTGAAG cacCTCCTATGGATACCCTCATTGAAGCGAGTCCACAATCCATTCTGAAGGAAGGAGACTCTGTGAGCATTTTCTGCAAGTCCAGCGGAGTTCCAGTGACACGTGTGGTGCTCAGCAGGAGGGTGGATGGTGAAAAAAAAGAGCTAATGTCTAGTGAAGGTGCTGAAACATCAGTTCCCCTCTTCTCTGTCAAGCTGGCCGACTCtggcgtgtttgtgtgtgaggctATCAATGAGTATGGCAGGCAGGAGACCACTCTCAATCTAACTGTCGAAG ctcATTTGCTAGAAGTGGTGCTAACACCAAAGATACTGGTGTTGGAGAGAGGCTCCAGCCTGGTCCTCTCCTGTCAGGCTTCAGGTTGCCCTCAACCCAAGTTCTCCTGGAAGAATCTTTCAAATACACCGAAACTCAGGCTTATTGAGACAGATGGCTTCCAGTCCCAGCTGTCTGTCAATCTAGTAGAGTTGGAAGACGAGGGAACTTACCTTTGTGAGGTCACATGTGGCTCAATCAAGAAGTCCAAACAGACAGAAGTGAAGGTGTTTT CATTTCCAAGTCCTGTCGTAACAAACTCTGGACCTTCTCTAGTGGGAGAGATAATGAAATTGACCTGCACTGTTCAGGAAGTTTTCCCGGCCAACCTTTTCCAAATCCtgtggatggatggagagagagaaatgcttTCGGGAACTGGGTCATTTTCAAGTGGTACTACAAATCTGACTTCAGTGTATTCTTACCACGTAGACACTGGAGACCAAGACAAACGCATCACCTGCAAAGTTTTGCTGGAAATGCATGGTGTGCCAGCTGCTCAAGCAGTAAAGACAGCATCTACTACATTGTCCATTCACT ATCCCCCGAGAGTGACCAGGATCACTGTGAGCCCACTGACGGAGTTGAAGGAAGGAGAATCCATGAAAATTTCTTGCCTATCTGACGGCTTTCCAAAGGGGCGTACAGTGCTGAAGAGGGTGGTGGATGGCATACAAACAGAGTTAACAGCCAGTGATGGGCTTGAAACATCGTTTGCCATTCCTTCGGTCGAGCTGGATGACTCTGGCATCTATATTTGTGAAACTTCTAACAAGTATGGAAGCCACAATGATAGTGTGGAGATTACCGTGAAAG CACCACCCAGGAATATGACAGTGGAGATCTTTCCATCCACGGATGTTCAGGAGGGGCAGAATATCACCATCTGTTGTCGCTCTGTGAGCTTCCCTCCTCCTGCGGTGGTCCTCAGTAAGCTGGATAGTGAGAAAAATGTCTACTCTCTTGATGGTGTATTCCTACTGATCAACCTCACGCCCAACGACACAGGCTTATATCAGATCAATGTCACCAACTATCTGGGCTACGAGACAGAGATTTTTAATATCAATGTGATGG AGAAAAGAGTCAACCCTCCGTTAGACTGGAATGATTTTTTAATGCCTGCGACTTACCTGGGAGTTGCTACTGCGATGCTCGGTGTTGTGGTGTTACGTGTTGAGCGCTAG